In one Umezawaea sp. Da 62-37 genomic region, the following are encoded:
- a CDS encoding lycopene cyclase family protein, translating into MDVIVLGGGPAGRALAGACATSGLETTLVDPRPDRPWTATYGAWADELPSGTPVAAVAPVTRAIGVEHHVLDRAYAVVDNARLQVFHPDVRVETGKAVRTVLGPKSTTVLLADGRTLTATLVVDATGAPPSRGRVEQTAAGVVVSTADAKAVVAEGEALIMDWRQPPDAGVDWPTFLYAVPLDADRVLLEETSLARRPGLPVAELRKRLASRLALHGVDPSDVEEQVRFPVDLNRSAQLAFGAAAALVHPATGYSVATTLTLAPLVAAAIADALPRGPRAARAAARQVVWSPAAKVVHTMRRHGLRVLLSMPSEQVPEFFDLFFGLPEELRHAYLSDREDVAGATKAMAELFRGAPWRLRRTMVLAPQDR; encoded by the coding sequence GTGGACGTGATCGTGCTGGGTGGTGGGCCCGCGGGTAGGGCGTTGGCGGGTGCCTGCGCGACTTCGGGACTGGAGACAACGCTGGTCGATCCCCGACCGGATCGGCCGTGGACGGCCACCTACGGGGCGTGGGCCGATGAATTGCCGTCCGGAACGCCCGTGGCAGCGGTCGCACCGGTGACCCGCGCCATCGGCGTCGAACACCACGTGCTGGATCGCGCGTACGCCGTCGTGGACAACGCCCGGCTCCAGGTGTTCCACCCCGATGTCCGGGTGGAGACCGGCAAGGCCGTGCGCACCGTGCTCGGACCCAAGAGCACGACGGTGCTCCTGGCCGACGGCCGCACGCTGACCGCCACGCTCGTGGTCGACGCCACCGGTGCCCCTCCCAGTCGCGGCCGGGTCGAGCAGACCGCCGCGGGTGTGGTCGTCAGCACGGCCGACGCGAAGGCGGTCGTCGCCGAGGGCGAGGCGCTGATCATGGACTGGCGGCAGCCGCCGGACGCCGGTGTCGACTGGCCCACCTTCCTCTACGCCGTTCCCCTGGACGCGGACCGCGTGCTGCTGGAGGAGACGTCGCTGGCCCGCCGCCCCGGCCTCCCGGTGGCCGAGCTGCGCAAGCGGTTGGCTTCACGGCTGGCCCTGCACGGTGTCGACCCGTCGGACGTGGAGGAGCAGGTCCGCTTCCCCGTCGACCTGAACCGCTCGGCGCAGCTCGCGTTCGGCGCGGCGGCCGCGCTGGTGCACCCGGCCACCGGGTACAGCGTCGCGACGACGTTGACGCTGGCGCCCCTGGTCGCCGCCGCCATCGCCGACGCGCTGCCCCGCGGTCCCCGTGCGGCGCGGGCCGCGGCGCGGCAGGTCGTCTGGTCCCCCGCCGCGAAGGTCGTGCACACCATGCGCCGCCACGGGCTGCGCGTGCTGCTGTCGATGCCGTCCGAGCAGGTGCCGGAGTTCTTCGACCTGTTCTTCGGGCTGCCCGAGGAGCTGCGGCACGCGTACCTGTCCGACCGGGAGGACGTCGCCGGGGCGACCAAGGCGATGGCCGAGCTGTTCCGCGGCGCCCCGTGGCGGTTGCGCCGGACGATGGTGCTGGCACCGCAGGACCGCTGA